From Azospirillum brasilense:
CCGAGATCCCGGCGATCATCGTGACCGGGGAAACCGGTCCGGAGTGCCAGCGCGACGCCGTGCGCCACGGCTTCGGCCTGATGCACAAGCCGGTGACCCCGCGCCAGCTCGCCGGGGCCATGGAGCGTTCCCTGCAACCGGCGGAGTGAGGCCGGCGGAAGAGGTCGGCGGAGTGAGCTGAATAGGCTGCGGCGGTCAGTCGCCGCCGCCGCCCATCGCGGGCGGGCTTGGGGGAAGGCGGCGTCGGGTTTCGCGGTGCAGGATGTAGAGTCCGCTGACCGCCACCACGGCGGCCCCCGACACCATGTGCAGGGTCGGCATCTCGTTCCACAGCAGCCAGCCGAACAGTACGGCCCACAGCAGCGCGGCGTAGTTGAAGGGCGCCACCACGGCCGCCGGGGCCAGCGAATAGGCCCGCGTCAGGAAAAGCTGGGCGCCGCCGCCCAGGACGCCGGTGGCCGACAGCAGGGCGAAATCGGTCAGGCTGCGCGGGGTGACCCACACGAAGGGCATGACCAGCGCCAGGATCAGTGTGGTGATCGCCGTGAAGTAGAAGACGATGGTGTTGGCGCGCTCGGTCTTGCTGAGCTGGCGAATCGCCACCATCGCGAAGGACTGGCAGAAGGCGGCGCCAAGGGCGACCAGCGCGCCCAGGTGCGTCAGCATCTCGCCCGACGGCTGGACCATGATGAGAACACCGACGAAGCCGACCAGCACCGCGCTCCACCGGTGGATGCCGACCTTTTCGCCGAGCAGCGGCACCGACAGGGCGGTGAGGAACAGCGGGGCCGAGAAGTTCAGAGCCACCGCGTCGCCCAGCGGCAACAGATTGAAGGACCAGAAGGTCAGCGACATCGCCGTCAGTCCGACGACCGAGCGCCAGACATGACCCATCGGCCGTTCGGTGCGCAGATTGCTGATCCACCCGCCCTGCAACGAGATGACCACCGCAACCGGGATCAACGCCATGGCGTTGCGGAAGAAGGTCACCTCGATGACGGGATACGTCTCCGAGAGCAGCTTTACCAGCACATTCATCACGGAGAACAGGAGCACCGACCCGAGCATCATGACGATGCCGAGCGGGATGTTCTCCACGCGGATGTGGCGGGGCGTCGCGGGACGGGCGGGGGCGGGGGAGAGGGGGGGCGCGGTCACGCCCGGATGCTATCAACTGCAACCACCCGCGTCACGTTGCCGCGACGCGGGTGGTCATGTCCTGACGGAATGGCCGGATTGCGGTGCGACGCCGGTCCGATCGATGCGCGTGCCGTCAGCGGTTGCTCAGCAACTCGGCGATTTCGCCCTCGGCCCGCAGCCAATGGTCCATCTCGCGCCCGTCCGGGCGGCCTTCGCGCTCCCAGATCTCATAGGCACGCTCCTGCACCATGCGGCTCTTCTGGCCGTGCAGCAGCCCCTCGGCGATGTGCATGTTGATCCGCGACAGCGACACCAGCTTGCGCGCCTCGATGGAGCCCTGTGTGGCTTCCATGGTGGTGACGGTGACGTACTGCGCGAGGTTGCGCAGGTTCGCCTTGACCTCGGAATCCAGGGTGTTCTCTTCGTTCTGGAGCACCGTCTTGATGGCGACCCAGAGGCGGAGATTGTGGTCGAGAGCGTGATTCGCCTTTTCCGGCGTGTCGGCTTCGACGAGAAGGCTGGCGGCGTGCAACAGCGCGACCGCGTCCTGCTCGATGGCCGCGAAATTGGTTTTCAGGACGATTTCCGCCCCGGTGTCGGTGGCGAGCGCTTCGGCAGCTTCGAGCGACGGAGCGGCGTCGGCGGTCTTTGCGGTGGCGGTCTTGCGCTTGGCCATGATCGAATCCCCGGCGTTGGTCCCCGAGGTCAATAGAACCAGCCGTCATTAACAAGTGGTTAAGGCGAGTATTGCCAACCCCTTTGCGCAGCCTCCGCGTCAGCAGAAAATCGAAGTGATTCGCGGATGGTCATGCTGCGCCGCAAAAGAACCGGCGAATTCTCAGCGTCCGGTGAAGGCTCCGAACGGCATGCGGTAATAGAGGCCGAACACGTTGTTGGTCGGCGTGGCGGAATCCGCGGTGGGACCGCTGGTGTCGATGCGGCTGTAGCCCAGGCTGAAGCGGGCCTTGTTCTCGAACTGATAGCCGAGTTCGAGCTGGGACCGGAACTCGACCACGCTGCCCGAGGCCGCCGGATCGCGTGGCGTGACCGGCAGGGTTCCGGCGCCGACGCTGGGCGTGAAGACGAAGGAGGATCCTCCCAACGGAACGTCGATCAGGATGCCCCCCATTCCATGGAGGCTGCCGTCTGGCGTGCTGGGACCGAGCGACACCCAGGGGCGCACCTCCGCGTAACCGTCGAGCTTGGGCACGAGGGAGGAGCCGATGCGGATCTTGTTGTGCAGGTCGGACACCTTGGTGTCCGGCGTTTCACCGACGCTGTAGGCGAGGCCGCCGATCTTCCAGTTGCCGATCCGGTCGTCGGGCATGGACAGGGTCTGCGCGCCTGCGGGAGTGGAGAGCGCAAGGCCCGCCACGGCAACCAACAGACAGAGGCACGAGGTCCCATGACGCACGGCGGCCTGCTCCCGATCGATCGTTGACCGTCCTACTCCGGCTGCTCCAGCCTACCGCGTCCGATCCCGGCGCGGTTGTGGCATTACGCGTTGCACCGCACCCCCGCGCAAGCGCGTAACGGTGCTACTCCTAGATGTCGTGCGCGCCGCCCCCCGCGTCAATGGTGGGAGGGCTGCCCTGTTTGTGAGGGCCTAGGCGGTTGGCGGGGCTCATCGGCTGGCGCGGGAGCGTGCTAGACTGCCGTCATGCAGCATGCCGCTTCCGACTTGGCACGGGACCCGACGCCGTCTGCGGCCGCCTTCCTCGCCGATCCGGCGAGTCATGGCGGGGCGGCGGTGGAGCGCGTCGAAACCCACGCCGCCATCGTCTTCCTGGCCGGGGACCGGGCCTACAAGCTCAAGCGTGCGGTCCGCTACCCCTATCTCGACTATTCAACGGCCGAACGCCGCCGCGCGGCTTGCCTGGAGGAGTTGCGGCTGAACCGGCGAACCGCGCCATCCCTTTACCTTGGCCTGGAGTCGGTGGTGCGACGGACGGACGGCACGCTCGCCTTCGGCGGCGAGGACGCGGCGGGGGGGACGGCGCTGGACTGGTTGGTCGCGATGCGCCGCTTTCCGCAGGACGCCCTGCTGGACCGCGTGGCGGAGCGGGGCGGTCTCGACGACGGGTTGATTCGCGGGTTGGCCGACGCCGTGACCGCTTTTCACGAGGCCGCCGAACCGCGCCCGGAGGGCGGCGGCGCCGTGGCGATGCGGGAGGTGGTGGACGGCAACATCGCAGAACTGCGCGCCTGCCCGTCGCTGTTTCCCCAGGATGGCGTCGAGACGCTGGCCCGCAGATCCAGGGGCGCGCTGGAGCGCCTGACCCCGCAGTTGGAGGAGCGGCGTCGGCGTGGCTTCGTCCGGCACTGCCATGGCGACCTGCATCTGCGGAACATCGTGCTGCTGGAGGGAAGGCCGGTCCTGTTCGACGGCATCGAGTTCGACGAGCGCTTGGCGGTCATCGACGTCGCCTACGATCTCGCCTTTCTGCTGATGGATCTGGAGCGGCGGGGGCAGCGCCCGCTCGGCAACGCCTTCCTCAACCGCAGCCTGGACGCGACGGAGGATTATGGCGGGTTGGCGCTGCTGCCCCTGTTCCTGTCGGCACGGGCGGCCATCCGCGCCAAGATCGCCGCCACCACGGCGGCGCTCCGCCCCGGCGAAGATGCGGAGCGCAGCTCGGAAGGGGAGGCGTTGGCCTATCTGGAGCAGGCCATCGCGGCGCTGGAGCCGCCGCCGCCGCGGCTGGTCGCCATCGGCGGCCTGTCCGGCAGCGGCAAAACCCGGCTGGCCCGCGCCCTTGCGCCGTCGCTGGGGGCGTCGCCGGGCGCGGTGGTCCTGCGCTCCGACGCGCTGCGCAAGCGTCTCTTCGGGGTCGGGGAGACGGAGCGGCTCCCCGCCGACGCCTACACGCCGGCAGTAACCGGGCGGGTCTATGCCGGGCTTCTGGAACGGGCGCGGGTCGTGCTCGCCGCTGGCCATGCCGTGGTGCTGGACGCCGTCCATGCCCGACCGGAGGAGCGTTCCGCCGCGGCCCGTCTTGCCGCCGAAACCGGTGTTCGATTCGACGGGATTTGGCTGGACGCGCCCTTGGACACGCGGGTCGCCCGCATCGCCGCCCGCCGCGGCGACGCCTCGGACGCGACGGCGGAGGTGGCCGAGCGGCAGGACGTCTATGATCTGGGCCCGCTTGAGTGGCTGCGTACGAATGCTGGCAGGGATGCGGGGGAAACGCTTGCGGCCGTGCTGGAGCGACTGGTGTAATTCCAGGTGGAACGGGCGCCGCCGGTTCCCCATGGTCTAATATATGGGCGGCGCGGCGCTGGAAACGGTGCATCCAGCCGTCGTTCCGACAGGCACCGTCCAGAAGATGGGCCGGCGGAAACGGCCCGGGGGGAGATCATGTCACTCAAGACGATCCTTGTGCCGTTGGCCGGACTCGACGGCGACACGGTGGCTTTGAACGCCGCTCTGAAGATCGCGCGCGAATTCGACGCCCATGTCGACGCCCTGTTCGTGTCGCTGGACCCGCGCGACGCCGTGCCCATGCTGGGCGAGGGCATGTCCGGCGCGATGGTCGAGGAAATCATGCGCGCCGCCGAAGGGGAGTCGAAGACCCACCTCCACACCGCCCGCCGCACCTTCGACGATGTGATTCGCGCCGCGGACATCGAACTGCGCGACATCCCGACCGGCGTCGAGGCGCCGACCGCCCAGTGGCGGGAGGAAACGGGCCGCGTCGAGGAGGTGGTGCCGCGCGAGGGGCGGCTGGCCGATCTGCTGGTCTTCGCCCACACCACGCTGGACAGCAACACCCAGGCTTACGCCACGGTGGAAAGCGCCCTGCTGGGGGCGGCCCGTCCGCTGCTGCTGGCGCCAGCCACCCTGCCGGACGAGATCGGGCGCACGGTGGCGCTCGCCTGGAACGGCAGCCCCGAATCGGTGCGCGCCCTGACCGGGGCGATGCCCTTCCTGACCGGTGCCGACACCGTCCATGTGCTGACCGCCGAGACGTCCCACACCCAGGCTGCGGCAGGGCGTCGCATCGCCCAATATCTCGCTTGGCACGGCGTTAACGTTCAGGTAACCATATTGAAGCCGGGATCGGAACCCGTCGGCCAAGCCATCATCAACAAGGCCTCGGAACTTGGGTCCGACCTCCTCGTGATGGGGGGATACGGACACAGCCGGATGCGGGAAATGATCCTGGGTGGCGTGACCCGCTATGTGCTGAATCACGCCGGCCTGCCCGTGCTGATGGCCCACTGACGACGGGGCCTCTCTTTTAAAAGGCCGGGCTTCTCCGATCCGACGCGCGGCGCCGCAAGCAACGATGGGCGCCCTCCACGCCGATGGTTTTCAACCACAAGGGCCACCCGGACTCCGGTCCGGGCAAGGCCCGGCAATCGGGAAGGAACGCGCCATGTTGACGATCGACGATTGCATCGCGCTCAGCGATTTGACCGAAGAGGAAATCGACGCCATCGCGGAGCATGAGCATCTGCCGGAAATCCTAGCGGTGGAACTGGGCTGCTGTCTTGCCCACGACGCCGAAGGCATCCGCCGGATCGCCCGCATCATCCGCGAGGACATCGACCGGGCCCGCAGCCATGGGCAGACCGTCCACGCCCGCCAGTTGACGGTCGTTCTGGACGGCTTCGTGCACCAGCACCCGGCCCTGTAAGGCGACGCCACATCTCAAGAGGGCGGCAGGACGGGAGGACGTCAGGAAGGAAACGCCCCACCCGCGCCGTGACGGTGCGGGTGGTCGTGGGGAGCCGCGGAACAACCGGCTCCCTGTTTGGTTGGCATTGGCGGGATCGCGTCGGGGGGACGGCGGGGAGTGCGTTTGGCGCGCTCCCCCAACCGTCGGGCTTCCGCGACGTGTGCCTTGTACCGCCGCCTGCAAAGGACGAACGACCGTGCCCTTGAAGACAATCCGCCTTGAACTGGCCCGCACCGCCGACCATCCGGAAGGCAGCGCGGAGCATGGCTATGAGTTCATCGCCCCGCTGACCACGGACGGCCATCTGGATCTCGAGGAATGGCGCAGCCAGAGGGCTTCCTGCACGGTCCGCCGTTTCTGGCGCGGGGAGGACGAGCAGACCGGCCACCTTGTTCATCGTGGCAAGGGGTGGCTGTTCGACTACGACGCCGACGACAGCGACGACGACGAACCGATCTTCCGCTTCGACCGCCACACTCTGGTCGAGGGGGAATACATCTCCATCACCGAGCATGATGGAGAGCTGCGCCCCTTCCGCGTCGTGTCTGTCCGCTGAAAATCAGCCTGCTGAATACCTGCCCGCGGAATACAAGCTGTTTCCGGCGGCGGTCCGGCTGGTCCGGACCCGCCGCCGGACGCCGTCCGCTCAGGCGGCCAACCGGTCCTCGCGGTCGCGCAAATTGCGCCCAACCTGTTCGAGAAGCTGCCGCAGCGTCTCGGCGGTCATGCCGTCCCGATTCATCAGGGCGACGATGATGGGCTCGTCCAGGATTTCCGACAGGGTCGGAGCCGTCAAATGGTCCATGTTACCCTCCCTGTGCATTCCGGCCGGCCTTGAGGCGGCGTGGTTCTATTGTACTTAAGATACGGTATTTCGCAACAATGCTGCATCGCGAAATATTCTATCGCGGTTTGCGCAAGGGTAGAAAGCCGCTGAGTGTTCATGCCTGAACACCGGACCGATGCCTATATCGGTAAAAGGGTTACCGCATTGGTGGAGGTGAATGAACTCAGTGTTCCGCGTCGCGGTTTCGCATGATCGTGACGCCGGCCCCGGCCGTGTCGGGTAGCAAGGACGGCAGTTCCACATCGACGCGCACATGGCGGACCTTCGGCTGGGCCATGCACAGCGCGGCGGTGCGGTCAGCCAGATAGTCGGGCCCGGGCACCATGTCCTCGGCGCACAGACGGCGCAGGTCCTCCACAATGTCCTCGTAGGACATGACCGCGGTTATGTCGTCGGGAAAGTCGAGACCGGGATGACTGACCTTCAACTCCAGACTGATGTGAACGGTGTGGCGTCCGGAGCGCCCGGCGAGCGACACGGTGGCGGTGAAATCGCGCAGCAGGATGGTGTAGGTCGCCCCTGCGCCGGGAGAGCCGGAGCCGGTGTGTCGGGAAACGGAATCGTTGGCCAAAAAAGACATCTCCTGGCGGGCGGCGGCCCTGGTCGATGCCCCGTCCGGGGCGGCCGCCTCGTCGCTGCGCCACGCCCACTATAGCGCAGGCGCCCGCCCATTCGGCAAGGTTAGACCGTCAACAAGGTCAGACCGTCAAAAAGGTCAGACTGCCACCGGAAGCTCCGTGCCGGTGCGGACCACCGTGTCGCGCCCCGGTACGGCGGCCAAAAGATCATCGAAGCTGCGTGCGATGGCCGGGTGCTGAAGGTCGCCCGCGATATCGGCCAGCGGGGCCAGGACGAAGGCGCGCTCGGCGATGCGGGGATGGGGAATCTCCAGTTCCGGCGCGTACATCACCAACTCGCCATAGAGCAGAATGTCGATGTCGATGGGGCGCGGCCCGAAGCGAAGGCCGCCTTTCAGGTCGCGGCCCATCTCCGCCTCGATGTCCTTGACGTGGCGGAGAAGTTCCCACGGGCCGAGCGCCGTCTGCGTGCGCAGCACCATGTTCAGGAAGGACGGCTGGTCGGTCACGTACATGGGGGCGGTTTCATAGACGGGCGAGGCCAGTGTGACCTGGACCTGCGGAGAGAGCCGGCGTTGCGCGGTCGCCAGATTGGCGGCGCGGTCGCCCAGATTGCTGCCGAGCGCAAGGAAGACCGTGGTCATCGCAGAACCGTCGCTAGTCGAAACCAAACCCTCGTCAGTCATACCATGATCCTCCGTTCCATCAACCGTCAAAGCGTCGGACGGCACCGCCGTCACATCCAAAGCCGACCTTTCGTCTGGTGAAAAGGGCCAGCGTGGAGCACGCTCCGGTTTAGGTAGCCGGCTTTCTCCGGGAACCGCAAGCAGCGGACGGGGTTGTGCCAGTCGTGCGATGCTGCATCGGAGGGGAACGGTCATGGCGGTTCGGCATGTCGGGACGGCAACGCTTCTGGGATTGGCCGGGGCGCTCCTGGCCTCCTGCGCCACGGGGCCGGACCCGCAGATCGCCCGGCGCGCCCAGACCGAACTGGTCGGCATGCCGAAGGAACGGCTGCTCGCCTGCGCCGGGGTTCCAGCGCGGCAGGCCCAGGCCGGCGGGCGGGAATACTACACCTACGTCTCCGACCCCGGAGTGGCGATCAGCCCGCTTGGCGGCAGCAGCATCGGCGTCGGAGGCTTCGGAGGCGGCGGTTCCAGCGGTGTCGGCGTCGGGCTGGGATTCGGGCTCCCGATCGGTTCCTCCTCTCCCGGCATGTGCGAGGCCACCTTCGTCCTGGGGCCGGACGGGGTCGTGGAGCAGGTGTCCTACCCGGGCAACGCCTCGCTGTCCGCCTGCACGCCGATCGTCCAGAACTGCGTGCCTCCCGCCCCGCGCTGAGACGTCCCTTCCTGGCTGAAAGGGGGACTGTCGCCGGTTGCGGCCTTGCCGTATCGTCCGGCTATGGCTTGGCTGTGAAAAAGCAGGGGAGAACCACGTCATGGACATGAGCGGCAGCCAGCGCATCACGGCCCCGCGCGACAAGGTTTGGGCGGCGCTGAACGACCCGGACATCCTGCGCCAGTGCATTCCCGGCTGCGAGGAGGTGCAGAAGACCTCCGACACGGAATTCACCGCGAAAGTGGTCGCCAAGGTGGGACCGGTCAGCGCCAAGTTCTCCGGCAAGGTGACGCTGTCGGATCTCGACCCGCCCAACGGTTACACCATCACCGGCGAAGGCTCGGGCGGGGCCGCCGGTTTCGGCAAGGGCGGTGCCAAGGTTTCCTTGGAACCGGATGGCGAGGCGGCGACGGTGCTGTCCTACACCGCGCACGCCACGGTCGGCGGCAAGCTGGCGCAGATCGGTTCACGTCTGGTGGACGCCACGGCGCGCAAGATGGCGGATGATTTCTTCAACCGCTTCACGGCTGTGGTCGGCGGACCGCAGCCCGAACCGGTCGCCGAACCGGTCGCTCAGACGGTCGCGCAGCCCGCGGCGACGAGTGCGGCCGCTCCACAACCGATAACGCCCGCCGTGGCCGCCCCAGCCCCGGAAATCCCCATTCCGCTTCCCGCCGCCCGGGGGCGTGGCGGCTTTTATGTGCCTTGGGCGGCGCTGGTCGTGGTGGCCGTTCTTGTCCTTCTTCTGGCATGGATGAAATAACCCGTATTTGGTGTTTGTGCTGTGGGCGCGACACGTTGGGGGGTTGGCCTTAACCACAGAATGTGTATGCTGCGCCCGAACCTGCCGGCACCAGAACGCCGGCCTCATCCGGAAGGGG
This genomic window contains:
- a CDS encoding DMT family transporter is translated as MTAPPLSPAPARPATPRHIRVENIPLGIVMMLGSVLLFSVMNVLVKLLSETYPVIEVTFFRNAMALIPVAVVISLQGGWISNLRTERPMGHVWRSVVGLTAMSLTFWSFNLLPLGDAVALNFSAPLFLTALSVPLLGEKVGIHRWSAVLVGFVGVLIMVQPSGEMLTHLGALVALGAAFCQSFAMVAIRQLSKTERANTIVFYFTAITTLILALVMPFVWVTPRSLTDFALLSATGVLGGGAQLFLTRAYSLAPAAVVAPFNYAALLWAVLFGWLLWNEMPTLHMVSGAAVVAVSGLYILHRETRRRLPPSPPAMGGGGD
- a CDS encoding DUF2934 domain-containing protein; the encoded protein is MAKRKTATAKTADAAPSLEAAEALATDTGAEIVLKTNFAAIEQDAVALLHAASLLVEADTPEKANHALDHNLRLWVAIKTVLQNEENTLDSEVKANLRNLAQYVTVTTMEATQGSIEARKLVSLSRINMHIAEGLLHGQKSRMVQERAYEIWEREGRPDGREMDHWLRAEGEIAELLSNR
- a CDS encoding acyloxyacyl hydrolase, whose translation is MPDDRIGNWKIGGLAYSVGETPDTKVSDLHNKIRIGSSLVPKLDGYAEVRPWVSLGPSTPDGSLHGMGGILIDVPLGGSSFVFTPSVGAGTLPVTPRDPAASGSVVEFRSQLELGYQFENKARFSLGYSRIDTSGPTADSATPTNNVFGLYYRMPFGAFTGR
- a CDS encoding AAA family ATPase, translating into MQHAASDLARDPTPSAAAFLADPASHGGAAVERVETHAAIVFLAGDRAYKLKRAVRYPYLDYSTAERRRAACLEELRLNRRTAPSLYLGLESVVRRTDGTLAFGGEDAAGGTALDWLVAMRRFPQDALLDRVAERGGLDDGLIRGLADAVTAFHEAAEPRPEGGGAVAMREVVDGNIAELRACPSLFPQDGVETLARRSRGALERLTPQLEERRRRGFVRHCHGDLHLRNIVLLEGRPVLFDGIEFDERLAVIDVAYDLAFLLMDLERRGQRPLGNAFLNRSLDATEDYGGLALLPLFLSARAAIRAKIAATTAALRPGEDAERSSEGEALAYLEQAIAALEPPPPRLVAIGGLSGSGKTRLARALAPSLGASPGAVVLRSDALRKRLFGVGETERLPADAYTPAVTGRVYAGLLERARVVLAAGHAVVLDAVHARPEERSAAARLAAETGVRFDGIWLDAPLDTRVARIAARRGDASDATAEVAERQDVYDLGPLEWLRTNAGRDAGETLAAVLERLV
- a CDS encoding universal stress protein; its protein translation is MSLKTILVPLAGLDGDTVALNAALKIAREFDAHVDALFVSLDPRDAVPMLGEGMSGAMVEEIMRAAEGESKTHLHTARRTFDDVIRAADIELRDIPTGVEAPTAQWREETGRVEEVVPREGRLADLLVFAHTTLDSNTQAYATVESALLGAARPLLLAPATLPDEIGRTVALAWNGSPESVRALTGAMPFLTGADTVHVLTAETSHTQAAAGRRIAQYLAWHGVNVQVTILKPGSEPVGQAIINKASELGSDLLVMGGYGHSRMREMILGGVTRYVLNHAGLPVLMAH
- a CDS encoding dihydroneopterin aldolase, with protein sequence MANDSVSRHTGSGSPGAGATYTILLRDFTATVSLAGRSGRHTVHISLELKVSHPGLDFPDDITAVMSYEDIVEDLRRLCAEDMVPGPDYLADRTAALCMAQPKVRHVRVDVELPSLLPDTAGAGVTIMRNRDAEH
- the folK gene encoding 2-amino-4-hydroxy-6-hydroxymethyldihydropteridine diphosphokinase, which codes for MTTVFLALGSNLGDRAANLATAQRRLSPQVQVTLASPVYETAPMYVTDQPSFLNMVLRTQTALGPWELLRHVKDIEAEMGRDLKGGLRFGPRPIDIDILLYGELVMYAPELEIPHPRIAERAFVLAPLADIAGDLQHPAIARSFDDLLAAVPGRDTVVRTGTELPVAV
- a CDS encoding SRPBCC family protein produces the protein MDMSGSQRITAPRDKVWAALNDPDILRQCIPGCEEVQKTSDTEFTAKVVAKVGPVSAKFSGKVTLSDLDPPNGYTITGEGSGGAAGFGKGGAKVSLEPDGEAATVLSYTAHATVGGKLAQIGSRLVDATARKMADDFFNRFTAVVGGPQPEPVAEPVAQTVAQPAATSAAAPQPITPAVAAPAPEIPIPLPAARGRGGFYVPWAALVVVAVLVLLLAWMK